One part of the Lotus japonicus ecotype B-129 chromosome 2, LjGifu_v1.2 genome encodes these proteins:
- the LOC130738402 gene encoding uncharacterized protein LOC130738402 encodes MKLRVVCRKLYDYVRYDLKEIAFPSSLPDPPDMKKRLKLSWEERIWVLKRAARLYAASWVRDIGPDLRPDDYKNDDMTDEPNGDKETTKGKEPSTLEDLAVAARGGMETLRPALQRVYMTRAASYRDALKSFIQGYQEGVQQVMEKIEDSKTKEDGDIPKKPT; translated from the exons ATGAAACTGAGGGTTGTCTGCAGGAAACTTTACGACTATGTACGCTATGATCTCAAAGAAATTGCTTTTCCTTCATCTTTGCCTGACCCTCCTGACATGAAAAAGCGCCTGAAATTGAGCTGGGAGGAGCGTATATGG GTTTTGAAGAGGGCTGCTAGGCTTTATGCTGCTAGCTGGGTTCGTGACATTGGTCCTGATCTTCGGCCAGATGATTATAAGAACGATGATATGACTGATGAACCAAATGGTGATAAGGAAACAACTAAAGGAAAAGAACCCTCAACACTGGAGGATCTTG CTGTAGCTGCCAGAGGGGGAATGGAGACTCTAAGACCTGCTTTGCAGCGTGTGTATATGACCAGAGCTGCTTCATACAGAGATGCTCTTAAAAGTTTTATACAAGGGTACCAAGAGGGTGTTCAGCAAGTAATGGAGAAGATAGAAGATTCCAAAACTAAAGAAGATGGCGATATACCAAAAAAACCAACTTGA
- the LOC130738401 gene encoding embryo-specific protein ATS3B-like, which yields MIKQVFLLFCFVSGLTLSVSESKSASMLQPHVAEDFDVGYIQMKSEHNCSYLVMITTSCSSPKFTTDKISIAFGDDQGNQVYAPRLDDPISKTFEQCSSDSFQIDGACASPICYVYLYRSGSENGWKPESVKIFGFDAEPTTFKFNTPIPNDTWYGYNLCETPSPPSSSHQLSAQKWLICVVLGFFLSFLM from the exons ATGATCAAGCAGGTTTTTCTTCTGTTCTGCTTTGTCTCTGGACTCACCCTTTCAGTCTCAGAGTCCAAATCTGCTTCTATGCTGCAACCTCATGTTGCTGAGGACTTTGATGTTGGCTATATTCAG ATGAAGAGTGAGCATAACTGTTCTTATCTGGTGATGATTACAACAAGCTGTTCTTCACCCAAGTTTACTACTGATAAGATCAGTATTGCGTTTGGAGATGATCAAGGCAACCAG GTATATGCACCAAGACTGGATGATCCAATTTCAAAGACATTTGAGCAGTGCTCTTCAGATTCCTTTCAAATAGATGGTGCATGTGCATCCCCCATTTGCTATGTGTACCTATACAGATCTGGTTCAGAAAATGGTTGGAAGCCTGAAAGTGTGAAAATCTTTGGATTCGATGCAGAGCCTACTACTTTCAAATTCAACACCCCTATCCCCAATGATACATGGTACGGGTACAATTTGTGTGAAACACCTTCTCCTCCGTCTTCTTCACACCAACTTTCTGCTCAGAAATGGCTTATTTGTGTGGTTCTAGGATTTTTTCTTAGCTTTTTG